The DNA region CATTTTTGTCACGCACATCATTTAATACTCGAACACCCGATAACGTAACGCAATGCGGTGCACACTCTTCTGGTTGATGGAGCCATTGTTGTAACTCTTTCAACACGGCATTAGACGGCACTTCGCTGAAACCCGACTGAGAAAATGGAGTAATCGCAATCAACAACAACAAAGGTGTAAGTGACTTAAACTGATTGATACTCAATTTTTGCGGCCACTGACGCATGGCGAGAAAATACACACTCGCAAACAAACCTAGAATCATTACTAAACGCCACAGTGTCATCATCCAGGGAGAAGCAATGACAAGTCCGACGGTTTGCTCACGGCTCACTGGCGAATTCCATTCGACACGATATTCATTCCACTGCCAATTAGGTTTTCCGGCACCGGTTTGTACGACGGTATTTTCTTCGTAGCGTTGCATCACATCTGATCGTTTGATGCGACTTCCGGTCACTGTGATTTTTGATACAGACTTTTCTTCCAGCGCTGGGCCCTGTGTTCTTGGTTTACTTGGTGGAGCACTCAACAACTCGGGTGCAGCGTCTGAAAAATTATTGCCATAACTACTGGTCGGTGAATAATGTTCTAATTGCGGATGAATAAGTACGCGTATTTGTTGCACCGTAAACAGACCTAGCAAAACAATAAAACTCAAAACAGATAGCCCCAAATAAATACGTTTAATCCACACCCACACATTATTTTTTAAGGCTGTTTGCTGGTAGAGTATAAACGCCAACAATAAATTAGTCAGGGAGACGAGAGGCGCTCCTTGTTCATGAAACATTAATGTCATCGATACGCCCGCGGTAACCGCTAAGATTTTCGAGCCATAATGGACGCACAAGGCAACGACAATCATCAACCAAAATAAATCCCATAAACTCCACTTGTTCAGCCAGCCATTATTAAACTCAGCACCCGTAGCCATTAACAAGCGGTTTGCAGGTGGTAAACTCAGTTGCCAAGTGACCTTTTCAAACGAACTAGACCAACCGCTAACCGGAACCGTCGACGTTGCAGATAATGAACCACTGGCGGTTACTTCGACATTTGGATAACGCAATTCAACACCCGTTTGTTCACCGTTGAGCGCGGTGATTAACAAAGGTTCTGCCGCTTCATCGGCACGCAGTAATTGATAAGGAGCACCCATGTCTAACCGCCACTCGCTGCGCATTTCGCCGGCTATACGATCATCAAATGACCATTGCTCGCGGTCGAAGTCTAACCACAAGCGACGGTTTAAGGTTAATCGGTTACTGACGTTTTGTGGTATACCGCGTAACTTTTCATTAACGGTTGCAACACCATTGCTAGAGTAAAGAAAGCTTGGATATCTTTCCCATTGTGACGGCACATTCACCGACTCAGGATCAACCACCGAAAGCCCTTCTAGAGTCGCAATTCTCACTTTGGGTGCATCATCGAAGCTCCAAATCTCTTGTGTTGGCCAGATATCAGATGGTTTAGACAGCGTGAACCTTGTTAACTCTGCGCCCGCATAACTCTCAACACCGAGCGACCAGTTTCCTGAGCGCAATGTGACAATAAGTTCGCCATTCGCATTAAGGAACGCCGGTAAATCAGAGACAATTTTCGATGGCTTGAAGCCATCCAATAACACGGGACCCAAATTCACTTGTCTCGATGCGCCACTCACACTCAATTCAACTTGCACATTAGAAGTGATAGGTTGTCCATCGCGAATTAAGCGAAAAGCCAAGATGTCGAGAGAGTCAGCTTCAAGCTTTTGCTCTGATTCAGCTAGAAACAAATGACTGCCCTGAATTTCTGGAAAATCTATCGGAGAACCATTAAGCTTTGCGGCTAGGTAACGACTAACTTCAGGGATATGCAGTGACTCTGGTTGAGAGTCCCACTTCCAGTAGCCCATAACCTTCGATGTGCCTTTGGGTAGCTCAACATAAGGATATCCGCCACGGTCAATAATAATCGTCGGTTGCGCGTTCACTGTCACCATGACTGGCCAAGCTTTGGAGTTGCCAGGAAGCGGAACAAAACTTTTTTTATACACTTTCCAGTTCTGTTCAAACTCACCACGCGTTCGGCTTAGCGACAAATTAAGTTTTCCGGGCCATGCACACAACCGGTGCTGCTCAGATAAAGGCTCGGCGCCTAACGTCATGGGGCAATCTAAAAAATCAATGTGTTTGTTAACCCAAGGAATCCATGGCTTTAACTCATCAGGGACGACTTTGTCTTGCGCTGCCCAAGCCGATAACCAAAAACTAAAAATAAATAGCGTTGCTTTCACCACCTTGGACATCGCTCTCTCCTAAAGTATTTGTTATTGTTTTTTACACCTACAACTTCGCTATGTTTATTCTCGAGCTTAAATATATACTGGCGTTTAAATATATTTTTTAACTTAAATATATTTTGTACCTTAAAAATATACTGGAAATTAAATAGTCGTGTTCGAACTAGAGGCTGCGCTGCCGCACCACTTCAAAAAGGCAAACTCCAGCCGCCACCGATACATTTAAACTTGAAACACTACCCTGCATTGGAATATGAAAAAGTTCATCACAATTCTCGCGCGTTAGTCTGCGCATGCCTTTTTCTTCAGCACCCATCACTAAAGCAATCTTTCCTGACAACTTAGTCTGGTAAATACTTTGTTCAGCTTCACCAGCCGTGCCGATAATCCAAACGCCAAGATCTTGTAACGTTTTAAGTGCTCGAACGAGGTTAGTCACTGCAAAAAAAGGAACTGTTTCAGCCGCACCGCAAGCAACTTTTCGTACCGTGCCATTTAGTCCAACGGATTTATCTTTCGGCACAACGATGGCCGCAACGCCCGCTGCATCAGCGGTTCGGAAACACGCCCCTAAATTATGAGGATCGGTGACACCGTCTAATATTAATATTGTAAGGTCTTGCTCAGAGTTTTCGACCAAGTGATAGAGGTCGTTTTCGGTTTGAACCAGCGAGCCCGTTTGTTTTAACTCAGCAATGACACCTTGATGGTTTTCATCGGTCATTGCATCAAGCTTGGTTTTGTCCCACCGAACGACCGGTATTTTATTTTTTGCAGCCAAACTTAAAAGCTTTTGAGCTTTTCCGTCTTGCCGGTTGGCTTGCAAATAGATTTTATCTATTTGATCAACGCTCTTTTTTAATAATAAATCGACGGCATGTATGCCATAGACAATCTTATCACTCATGTTATTACCTTTAACCTAAACTACTTTTCAAACTAGGTATGCTATTAAAATTCTTTAGCGTTTTGTTTTCTTGCGAGTATTCTTATTCGAGGATATCTTTTTACCGCTCTTTTTCTTCGACTTATTAGCTCGCTCGCTTTTTTTACCTTTCGGGGTTGTCTTCTTTTTGGGCGAACGTTTTTTTCCATCACCCGATTTCGAATTTGAACGACCACGCCCCTCTCGCTGTTCACCCGACGCTTTTGATTGAGCCCTTCGATAAAGTTTCTCGCGCTCAGATAACGGAGCCGCTTTGCGCTGCTCATCATCAGGCACTAAGTCAAAATCTATTTTTCGGTCTTCTAAATCGACACTGGCGACAATGATTTTAACTTCGTCACCCAGCTGGTAAACCACCCGAGTTTTTTCTCCGACCAACCGTTGTTTGCCGGCATCAAAATTAAAGTAGTCTCGTCCTAAAGCAGTGATATGCACTAACCCATCGATATGAAATTCCTGAATACGAACGAACAAGCCGAAATTAGTTACCGCAACGACTTCGCCCATATACTCATGCCCGATATGACTCGACATGAACTCACACTTGAGCCAGTCCATCACGTCACGAGTCGCCATATCAGCATTGCGTTCAGTACCCGAGCAAATTTCGCCAAATTGAGTTAACTGCTCATGGCTATAACTAACCGCACCACTGTAATTATGTTCTGGATCTTGTTTCGTTAAATACGACTTAATCACTCGGTGCACTAATAAGTCTGGGTAACGCCTAATAGGTGACGTAAAGTGAGTATAGGCTTTGAAAGCTAGTCCAAAGTGACCGATGTTGTCAGGAGAGTAAACAGCCTGACTCATTGAGCGCAACAACATCGTTTGAATTTGTTCTACATCGGGGCGTTCTTGAACGTTGCGTAATAGTTCAGCATAGTCACCTGGCTCAGGCGTACCACCACCAAACAAAAACAAGCCCATTTCACCAAGAAAACTGCGTAAATCTTCGAGTTTTTTCTCCGATGGACCTTCGTGAATTCGAAACATTCCAGGGATTTTATGCTTTAAGAAAAATCGCGCCGCTGCCACATTTGCGCAAATCATGCACTCTTCAATAATTCGATGCGCATCGTTTCGAATAACGGGAACCACTCGATCAATTTTACGATTTTCATTAAACACAATTTGCGTTTCGACGGTTTCAAACTCAATCGCC from Pleionea litopenaei includes:
- the rlmB gene encoding 23S rRNA (guanosine(2251)-2'-O)-methyltransferase RlmB, giving the protein MSDKIVYGIHAVDLLLKKSVDQIDKIYLQANRQDGKAQKLLSLAAKNKIPVVRWDKTKLDAMTDENHQGVIAELKQTGSLVQTENDLYHLVENSEQDLTILILDGVTDPHNLGACFRTADAAGVAAIVVPKDKSVGLNGTVRKVACGAAETVPFFAVTNLVRALKTLQDLGVWIIGTAGEAEQSIYQTKLSGKIALVMGAEEKGMRRLTRENCDELFHIPMQGSVSSLNVSVAAGVCLFEVVRQRSL